From one Flavobacterium sp. N502536 genomic stretch:
- a CDS encoding DUF3857 domain-containing protein: MKSLVLTLFFCLFTLISSAQKSEYAVAAIADSLKENANAVVRFDQIDIAILSQRSMTTKNHRVVTVLNEKGASAIQAYEYYDKSTSVKSIEATIYDALGKEIKRIKRKDFKDQSVVGGSTLFSDSRVVYLDYTPISYPFTVEFNSEVQTSSTAFIPSWMPLKGFYTSTEKAVLNVVYPADLGFKKKELQFSGFNIKKITDSSTQLSYTASTILAQKQEDYSPAYKDLFPKAMMGLEYFHLEGVDGTATNWTEFGKWYSEKILSGTTDLPEETKAKIKAIVGDEKDPIKKAKLVYDFVQKKSRYVSIQVGIGGWKPMLATDVDRLGYGDCKALTNYTKALLQAVDVPSYNTVLYGDTYKTNIESDFVSMQGNHMILSIPNGNHYTWLECTSQDDPFGYQGTFTDDRDVLVIKPEGAEIVRTKVYADEGNTQNEKGSYTIDENGHFSGAIVIHSEGSQYASRVRTEHLSPTEKEAHYKEYWDNISNLKLGKITLNNNKETIRFTEDVQLSASNYAAITGNKMMFAVDAFNQTSANVKRIRNRKNPFQIQRGYLDADEIEINLPAGYTIEFLPSNFELKGKFGAYKTEIIKKENNKLLYKRSLFLNKGKYSNKEYDDYRLFMEQVSKNDNAKIILTKN, translated from the coding sequence ATGAAAAGCCTGGTTCTTACCTTATTTTTTTGCCTGTTTACCCTTATTTCTTCCGCTCAAAAAAGCGAATATGCTGTGGCTGCAATAGCCGATAGCCTTAAAGAAAATGCCAATGCGGTAGTTCGTTTCGATCAGATCGATATAGCGATACTTTCGCAACGAAGTATGACTACTAAAAATCATCGGGTTGTAACCGTTTTAAACGAAAAAGGGGCCAGCGCAATACAGGCTTACGAATATTACGATAAATCAACTTCGGTTAAAAGTATTGAAGCAACAATTTATGACGCTCTTGGTAAAGAAATCAAAAGAATTAAAAGAAAAGATTTTAAAGATCAGAGTGTTGTTGGAGGAAGTACTCTGTTTTCTGACAGCCGGGTTGTATATTTAGATTATACCCCGATTTCATATCCTTTTACGGTTGAATTTAATAGCGAGGTTCAGACTTCTTCAACTGCTTTTATTCCAAGCTGGATGCCTTTAAAAGGATTTTATACCAGTACTGAAAAAGCAGTTCTCAATGTTGTCTATCCTGCTGATTTAGGATTTAAAAAGAAAGAACTTCAATTTTCAGGATTCAATATAAAGAAAATAACAGACAGTAGTACTCAGCTTTCTTATACAGCAAGTACTATTTTAGCACAAAAACAAGAAGATTATAGTCCGGCTTATAAAGATCTTTTCCCTAAAGCAATGATGGGATTAGAATATTTTCATTTGGAAGGTGTTGATGGTACGGCTACAAACTGGACAGAATTTGGCAAATGGTATTCTGAAAAGATACTCTCCGGAACCACTGATTTACCTGAGGAAACCAAAGCTAAAATAAAAGCTATCGTTGGGGATGAAAAAGATCCGATAAAAAAAGCAAAACTGGTTTACGATTTTGTACAGAAAAAATCAAGATACGTGAGTATTCAGGTTGGGATTGGTGGTTGGAAACCCATGTTAGCTACCGATGTTGACCGCTTAGGTTATGGCGACTGTAAGGCTTTAACCAACTATACCAAAGCACTGTTACAAGCTGTAGATGTTCCGTCTTACAATACCGTTTTATACGGAGATACTTATAAAACAAACATTGAGTCTGATTTTGTTTCGATGCAGGGGAATCATATGATCTTATCGATTCCGAATGGAAATCATTATACCTGGTTAGAATGTACAAGTCAGGACGATCCTTTCGGGTATCAGGGAACTTTTACAGATGATAGAGATGTATTGGTTATTAAACCTGAAGGAGCAGAAATTGTGCGAACAAAAGTATATGCAGACGAAGGCAATACCCAAAATGAAAAAGGAAGTTATACCATCGATGAAAATGGACATTTTTCGGGTGCTATTGTCATACACTCAGAGGGTTCTCAATATGCTTCAAGAGTCAGGACAGAGCATTTGTCACCAACCGAAAAAGAAGCCCACTACAAAGAATACTGGGACAATATCAGCAATCTGAAATTGGGTAAAATTACGCTGAACAATAACAAAGAAACGATACGTTTTACCGAGGATGTTCAGCTAAGCGCGTCAAATTATGCTGCGATTACGGGAAACAAAATGATGTTTGCTGTAGACGCCTTTAATCAGACTTCTGCGAATGTAAAAAGAATCCGAAACAGAAAAAATCCATTTCAAATTCAACGTGGGTATTTAGATGCTGATGAGATTGAAATTAATTTGCCTGCGGGTTATACGATTGAATTTTTACCCTCAAATTTCGAATTAAAAGGAAAGTTCGGAGCGTATAAAACCGAAATCATTAAAAAAGAAAACAATAAACTGCTGTACAAGCGTTCGCTGTTTTTGAATAAAGGGAAATATTCCAATAAAGAATACGATGACTACCGTCTTTTTATGGAGCAGGTGTCAAAAAACGATAACGCCAAAATTATATTAACCAAGAATTAA